In Microbacterium foliorum, the following proteins share a genomic window:
- the lnt gene encoding apolipoprotein N-acyltransferase, producing MPDTPARLRPLLPLSLALPAAALAAILMDLSYPDTAVWALAFPATALLLVALIGRRAGGALAVGLVYGVIFFGLLVSFTSRYLGPLPWAALSVLEGVLTAAALILITLAYRWIPRAFPSVWARLLLLPAVVAALWVGRELFVGSWPYGGFPWARLGMSQAESLLAHVASWIGVSGLSFLMVFFVALVIQVVRERVWRRPAALIAPVVVAVALLLTPLFPTTASGSLRIAAVQGNGPSGYFDERQPYSLIDAQTDATEPLYGEDVDLLVWPEGSLDFDPFQSDSLERRMSAIASRIGAPLLANAATERDGLFYNTSLLWTEDGATGQIHDKRHPVPFGEYVPDRPFFNALAPDLIGLIQREYTPGTNPPIVEVDGVRVGLAICFDVIYDDVINEGIDEGAEVLVFQTNNADFRGTDENLQQLAFARMRAIETGRSVVNISTVGTSQIIRPDGSTVSSLDAGKAGALLEDVELRSGLTAGMILGPWIQQILLWGGVGALAFGWLRARRR from the coding sequence ATGCCGGATACCCCAGCGCGACTGCGCCCTCTGCTGCCGCTGTCGCTCGCTCTGCCCGCCGCGGCACTGGCGGCGATCCTCATGGATCTGTCGTATCCGGACACCGCGGTGTGGGCGCTCGCGTTCCCGGCCACTGCCCTGTTGCTGGTCGCACTCATCGGACGCCGGGCCGGAGGCGCCCTGGCGGTGGGTCTGGTCTACGGAGTGATCTTCTTCGGGTTGCTCGTGTCATTCACGTCGCGTTACCTGGGGCCGCTGCCCTGGGCCGCACTGAGCGTCCTGGAAGGGGTTCTCACGGCCGCGGCCCTGATCCTGATCACGCTCGCGTATCGCTGGATCCCCAGGGCCTTCCCGAGTGTCTGGGCGCGCCTCCTGCTTCTTCCGGCCGTCGTGGCCGCGCTCTGGGTCGGGCGGGAGCTGTTCGTCGGCTCCTGGCCCTACGGAGGCTTCCCGTGGGCGCGTCTGGGCATGAGCCAGGCCGAGAGCCTGCTGGCGCACGTCGCGTCGTGGATCGGCGTGAGCGGACTCAGTTTCCTGATGGTGTTCTTCGTCGCCCTCGTCATCCAGGTGGTGCGCGAGCGCGTCTGGCGTCGCCCGGCGGCGCTGATCGCACCGGTCGTCGTGGCAGTCGCGCTGCTGCTCACACCGTTGTTCCCCACGACCGCCAGCGGATCCCTGCGCATCGCTGCTGTGCAGGGGAACGGTCCGAGCGGCTACTTCGACGAGCGCCAGCCGTACTCGCTCATCGACGCGCAGACGGATGCGACCGAGCCGCTCTACGGCGAGGATGTCGACCTCCTGGTGTGGCCAGAGGGATCGCTCGACTTCGACCCTTTCCAGTCCGACTCTCTCGAGAGACGGATGAGCGCGATCGCCTCACGCATCGGCGCGCCCTTGCTCGCCAACGCCGCCACGGAACGTGACGGCCTCTTCTACAACACCTCGCTGCTGTGGACGGAGGACGGCGCGACCGGACAGATCCACGACAAGCGCCATCCGGTGCCGTTCGGCGAGTACGTGCCGGATCGACCGTTCTTCAACGCGCTCGCTCCCGATCTGATCGGTCTCATCCAACGCGAATACACCCCGGGAACGAACCCGCCGATCGTCGAGGTCGACGGGGTCAGGGTCGGTCTGGCGATCTGCTTCGACGTGATCTATGACGACGTGATCAACGAGGGGATCGACGAGGGCGCCGAGGTGCTCGTCTTCCAGACCAACAATGCCGACTTCCGCGGAACCGATGAGAACCTGCAGCAGCTGGCCTTCGCGCGGATGCGCGCGATCGAGACCGGTCGCAGCGTGGTCAACATCTCGACGGTCGGAACGAGCCAGATCATTCGCCCGGACGGGTCGACCGTCTCGAGTCTGGATGCGGGAAAGGCCGGAGCGCTGCTCGAGGACGTCGAGCTGCGTTCCGGCCTGACCGCGGGAATGATCCTCGGCCCCTGGATTCAGCAGATTCTGCTGTGGGGCGGTGTGGGCGCGCTGGCCTTCGGGTGGTTGCGCGCCCGTCGGCGCTAG
- the tatC gene encoding twin-arginine translocase subunit TatC, which yields MSLGAHLIELRRRLFIAAGALVVGMIIAFIITGPVIDLLSIPIAAIAEEEGREYVGLNFTTVTSGFDLRMRIAFAIGLLISAPVWLWQVWAFVMPGLTKKETQYTWGFLGAAIPLFFGGCTVAFFVLPHVIEIMASFVPTGMAQFFDYATYYDFVFKFLLVLGIAFVLPVFLVALNLAGIVSGKEILKGWRVAILVCTIFAAVTTPPADVFSMLLLMGSMIVLYFAATLISMLFDRRKRKADAAAGIEPLSA from the coding sequence ATGTCTCTCGGCGCGCATCTGATCGAGCTTCGTCGGCGCCTGTTCATCGCCGCCGGCGCGCTCGTGGTCGGCATGATCATCGCGTTCATCATCACGGGACCCGTCATCGACCTCCTGTCGATTCCGATCGCCGCCATCGCCGAAGAAGAGGGCCGCGAGTACGTCGGACTCAACTTCACGACCGTGACCAGCGGATTCGATCTGCGCATGCGCATCGCCTTCGCGATCGGGCTGCTCATCTCCGCGCCGGTGTGGCTCTGGCAGGTCTGGGCGTTCGTGATGCCGGGGCTCACGAAGAAGGAGACCCAGTACACCTGGGGGTTCCTGGGGGCAGCCATCCCGCTGTTCTTCGGGGGATGCACCGTCGCATTCTTCGTGCTGCCGCACGTCATCGAGATCATGGCCTCGTTCGTCCCGACCGGCATGGCACAGTTCTTCGACTACGCCACGTACTACGACTTCGTCTTCAAGTTCCTGCTGGTGCTCGGCATCGCCTTCGTGCTCCCCGTCTTCCTCGTCGCACTCAACCTCGCGGGGATCGTCTCGGGCAAGGAGATCCTCAAGGGATGGCGCGTTGCCATTCTCGTGTGCACGATCTTCGCCGCCGTCACCACGCCTCCCGCCGATGTCTTCTCGATGCTGCTGCTGATGGGATCGATGATCGTTCTCTATTTCGCGGCGACCTTGATCTCGATGCTGTTCGATCGGCGCAAGCGCAAGGCCGATGCGGCCGCGGGCATCGAACCCCTGAGCGCATGA
- a CDS encoding helix-turn-helix transcriptional regulator → MAARIPAEERLTNLVVALMATEIGLTKQQILDNVSGYRQRADAGVRSDALEKMFERDKDELRTLGVPVETIGDQADPNDLREARYRIPQAEYDLPNDIEFTPAELAVLQLAGSVWSAESASGDAKAGVRKIRALGIDGDEPIIGFAPRITARDAAFPQLQDAIEKSRVVVFDYLKPGEDAPRRRSIRPLALVDYEARWHVFGVDVDIEEDRMFLLSRIVGDVKITAKAFAPALREGAGERALSGLERVASQNSALLEVTPGTEASLRLGRRATPAATQGILVPFVDLHIFADELASYGPEVRVVEPVALRSAVVDRLTAVVATNSDAGES, encoded by the coding sequence ATGGCGGCCCGTATTCCCGCGGAAGAGCGTCTGACGAACCTCGTCGTGGCGCTCATGGCCACGGAGATCGGGCTCACCAAGCAGCAGATCCTCGACAACGTGTCGGGCTATCGTCAGCGGGCCGATGCAGGCGTGCGCTCCGATGCGCTCGAGAAGATGTTCGAGCGTGACAAGGACGAGCTCCGCACGCTCGGCGTGCCCGTCGAGACGATCGGCGACCAGGCCGATCCCAACGATCTCCGCGAAGCTCGCTATCGCATTCCCCAGGCGGAATACGATCTGCCCAACGACATCGAGTTCACCCCCGCCGAGCTCGCCGTGTTGCAACTGGCGGGCAGCGTGTGGAGTGCCGAGTCCGCGTCGGGCGACGCCAAGGCCGGTGTGCGCAAGATCCGGGCTCTCGGGATCGACGGCGACGAGCCGATCATCGGCTTCGCACCACGGATAACTGCTCGCGATGCAGCGTTCCCGCAGCTGCAGGACGCGATCGAGAAGAGCCGCGTCGTCGTCTTCGACTACCTGAAGCCCGGAGAGGATGCGCCGCGCCGCCGGAGCATCCGCCCGCTCGCCCTCGTCGACTACGAGGCGAGATGGCATGTCTTCGGTGTCGATGTGGACATCGAGGAGGACCGGATGTTCCTGCTCAGCAGAATCGTGGGCGACGTGAAGATCACTGCGAAGGCCTTCGCCCCCGCCCTCAGGGAGGGAGCGGGGGAGCGTGCTCTGAGCGGTCTCGAGCGTGTCGCCTCGCAGAACTCCGCACTGCTCGAGGTCACCCCGGGTACCGAGGCGTCACTGCGTCTGGGCCGACGCGCGACGCCGGCGGCGACGCAGGGGATTCTCGTTCCGTTCGTCGACCTGCACATCTTCGCCGACGAACTCGCCTCGTATGGCCCCGAGGTGCGCGTGGTCGAGCCTGTCGCGCTCCGCTCCGCCGTCGTCGATCGTCTGACCGCCGTCGTCGCGACCAACTCGGATGCAGGGGAGTCGTGA
- a CDS encoding DEAD/DEAH box helicase, with protein sequence MSSPAERYAAAREAAGHPATVAFAASQKFALDPFQIEGCHALEDGNSVLVAAPTGAGKTIVGEFAIHLAMQTPRDKAFYTTPMKALSNQKFRELVDVYGADDVGLLTGDTNINGNARIVVMTTEVLRNMIYADSAALRDLRYVVMDEVHYLADRFRGAVWEEVIIHLPQQVRLVSLSATVSNAEEFGDWLDTVRGDTEVIVSEIRPVPLEQHVLVRDDLLPLFDDRAGIATALVNQELMRIRSSTGSNYDNNREAQSYRSNRHAGRQAQRPPRGGRRAVRSANVHRIERMDRPDVVRLLEQANLLPAIFFIFSRVGCDAAVQQVRRSGVRLTSTEERAEIRAIVEDRTRTLQDEDLGVLGYWEWLENLERGVAAHHAGLLPAFKEVVEELYKRKLVKVVFATETLALGINMPARTVVLEKMEKFNGEARVAITSGEYTQLTGRAGRRGIDVEGHAVVQWTEGMDPQAVAALASRRTYPLNSSFRPTYNMAVNLIDLFGKQRAREVLESSFAQFQADRAVVGLARQVREAEESLEGYKAAMVCDHGDFLDYASIRRELSDLEKKNRQDSNAARASRDKRMKQIQSLRTRMQRHGCHRCPDREAHARWAERYWKLKRQNDRIRRQIETRTGTVARVFDRVVEVLETLDYIRRDDQDETTLTEAGRTMRRIYGERDLLVAESLRQGLWNGLDAPSLAAMACCLVYEPRRDEANSGERDLPRGAFRAAYEKTTTLWAELDDLEKDHHLPGSEPLAAGLAGAMHSWARGGMLDRVLIDADMAAGDFVRWAKQTIDLLDQLSIVAEDGALARNARVALDGVRRGIVAYSSM encoded by the coding sequence ATGAGCTCCCCGGCCGAACGATACGCCGCCGCTCGCGAAGCCGCGGGCCATCCGGCGACGGTCGCCTTCGCCGCGAGCCAGAAGTTCGCCCTCGACCCGTTCCAGATCGAGGGGTGCCACGCCCTCGAAGACGGGAACAGCGTGCTGGTCGCTGCCCCGACCGGAGCCGGCAAGACGATCGTCGGAGAGTTCGCGATCCACCTCGCGATGCAGACGCCACGTGACAAGGCCTTCTACACGACACCGATGAAGGCTCTCTCGAATCAGAAGTTCCGCGAGCTGGTCGACGTCTACGGCGCGGACGACGTGGGGCTGCTCACCGGTGACACGAACATCAACGGCAATGCCCGGATAGTCGTCATGACGACCGAGGTGCTGCGCAACATGATCTACGCCGACTCCGCGGCTCTGCGCGATCTCCGCTACGTGGTGATGGACGAGGTGCACTATCTCGCCGACCGCTTCCGCGGTGCCGTGTGGGAAGAGGTCATCATCCACCTGCCGCAGCAGGTGCGTCTGGTCTCGTTGAGCGCCACGGTGTCGAACGCCGAGGAATTCGGCGACTGGCTCGACACGGTGCGTGGCGACACCGAGGTGATCGTCTCGGAGATCCGCCCGGTGCCGCTCGAGCAGCACGTGCTCGTGCGCGACGATCTGCTCCCGCTCTTCGACGACCGCGCGGGGATCGCCACGGCGCTGGTGAACCAGGAGCTGATGCGAATCCGCTCCTCCACCGGTTCCAACTACGACAACAACCGCGAGGCGCAGTCGTACCGCAGCAACCGTCACGCGGGACGACAGGCGCAGCGCCCGCCTCGTGGAGGACGCCGTGCCGTGCGCTCGGCGAACGTGCACAGGATCGAGCGCATGGATCGCCCCGACGTGGTGCGGCTGCTCGAACAGGCGAATCTGCTGCCGGCGATCTTCTTCATCTTCAGCAGGGTCGGCTGTGACGCCGCGGTGCAACAGGTACGCAGGTCGGGTGTCCGCCTGACCTCGACCGAGGAACGCGCCGAGATCCGCGCGATCGTCGAAGACAGAACCCGGACCCTGCAGGACGAGGATCTCGGTGTTCTCGGGTACTGGGAGTGGCTGGAGAACCTCGAACGCGGCGTGGCCGCCCATCACGCCGGTCTCCTGCCCGCTTTCAAGGAGGTCGTCGAGGAGCTCTACAAGCGCAAGCTCGTGAAAGTCGTGTTCGCGACCGAGACCTTGGCGCTCGGCATCAACATGCCGGCGCGCACGGTCGTGCTCGAGAAGATGGAGAAGTTCAACGGTGAGGCCCGCGTGGCGATCACCTCGGGGGAGTACACCCAGCTCACCGGACGAGCAGGACGACGCGGGATCGACGTCGAGGGCCACGCGGTGGTGCAGTGGACCGAGGGGATGGATCCGCAGGCTGTCGCCGCGCTCGCGTCTCGACGCACGTATCCGCTCAACTCCAGCTTCCGGCCCACGTACAACATGGCCGTCAACCTGATCGACCTGTTCGGCAAACAGCGGGCTCGCGAGGTGCTCGAGTCGTCATTCGCTCAGTTCCAGGCCGATCGCGCGGTGGTCGGCCTCGCCCGGCAGGTGCGCGAGGCCGAGGAGTCTCTCGAGGGCTACAAGGCAGCGATGGTCTGCGACCACGGGGACTTCCTCGACTACGCCTCGATCCGCCGAGAGCTCAGCGACCTCGAGAAGAAGAACCGCCAGGACTCGAACGCGGCCCGGGCATCGCGAGACAAGCGCATGAAGCAGATCCAGAGCCTGCGCACCCGCATGCAGCGCCACGGCTGCCATCGCTGTCCCGATCGTGAGGCCCATGCCCGCTGGGCGGAGCGGTACTGGAAGCTCAAGAGGCAGAACGACCGCATCCGTCGTCAGATCGAGACGAGGACCGGCACGGTGGCTCGCGTGTTCGACCGGGTCGTCGAGGTGCTCGAGACGCTCGACTACATCCGCCGAGACGACCAGGACGAGACCACCCTCACCGAGGCCGGCCGCACGATGCGGCGGATCTACGGTGAGCGCGACCTGCTGGTCGCCGAGTCGCTGCGCCAGGGCCTCTGGAACGGCCTGGATGCGCCGTCGCTCGCCGCGATGGCCTGCTGCCTCGTCTACGAACCGCGCCGCGACGAGGCGAATTCGGGCGAACGCGATCTGCCGAGGGGCGCCTTCCGTGCGGCATACGAGAAGACCACCACGCTGTGGGCCGAGCTCGATGATCTGGAGAAGGACCACCATCTCCCGGGGTCCGAACCGTTGGCTGCCGGTCTCGCCGGAGCGATGCACTCCTGGGCACGCGGTGGGATGCTCGATCGGGTGCTGATCGACGCAGACATGGCCGCGGGCGACTTCGTGCGCTGGGCGAAGCAGACGATCGACCTGCTCGACCAGCTCTCGATCGTCGCGGAAGACGGCGCGCTCGCTCGAAACGCCCGCGTCGCTCTCGACGGCGTGCGCCGCGGCATCGTCGCCTACTCCTCGATGTGA
- a CDS encoding glycerophosphodiester phosphodiesterase family protein has product MTHPYFEKARHPRVLAHRGLITTAGGDSGVWENSAAAFAAAHAAGAEYIETDCQVTADGDVVLFHDSTLDRIVGDPRPIRTVRTRELALIFADHGGLLTVADALSAFPSTRFNIDVKTAEAAEPLGPTLVDHTHRVLITSFSDANRRATIASALRAGAELRPATSGGSRTIAALRALSSLRLSPARTLRDIDALQIPERHGVLTVVTPSLLRAAHRRGVEVHVWTVNDAESMRRLVDAGVDGIVTDRADLALATIGR; this is encoded by the coding sequence GTGACGCACCCCTACTTCGAGAAGGCGCGACACCCCCGAGTCCTCGCTCACCGCGGTCTGATCACCACGGCGGGCGGGGATTCCGGTGTCTGGGAGAACTCGGCAGCAGCCTTCGCAGCGGCCCACGCGGCCGGCGCCGAGTACATCGAGACGGACTGTCAGGTGACGGCCGACGGCGATGTCGTGCTCTTCCATGATTCGACGCTCGACCGAATCGTCGGCGATCCGCGCCCGATACGCACCGTCCGCACTCGCGAACTCGCGCTCATCTTCGCCGATCACGGCGGGCTCCTCACCGTCGCTGACGCACTGTCGGCATTCCCCTCGACTCGCTTCAACATCGATGTGAAGACCGCCGAGGCCGCCGAGCCCCTCGGCCCGACCCTCGTCGACCACACGCACCGTGTGCTGATCACGAGTTTCTCCGACGCGAACCGACGAGCCACCATCGCATCCGCCCTTCGGGCCGGCGCTGAGCTTCGCCCGGCGACCTCCGGCGGCAGCCGCACCATTGCTGCACTCCGCGCCCTCTCCTCTCTTCGCCTCTCCCCCGCTCGTACCCTGCGCGACATCGATGCGCTGCAGATCCCCGAGCGACACGGCGTGCTCACGGTGGTCACGCCGTCTCTTCTCCGCGCTGCGCACCGACGCGGCGTCGAGGTCCACGTGTGGACCGTGAACGACGCCGAGTCGATGCGACGGCTGGTCGACGCCGGTGTCGACGGGATCGTCACCGACCGTGCGGACCTCGCGCTGGCCACGATCGGCCGCTGA
- the tatA gene encoding Sec-independent protein translocase subunit TatA, which yields MGAFGWPHLLIILAVILLLFGAAKLPALAKSLGQSARVFKGEMKAMKNEDATDAADPASPTPAPSVADTTVTARDTDPGQPPRSA from the coding sequence ATGGGCGCTTTCGGTTGGCCACATCTGCTGATCATCCTCGCCGTCATCCTGCTGCTCTTCGGTGCGGCGAAGCTGCCCGCGTTGGCGAAGAGCCTCGGACAGTCCGCCCGTGTGTTCAAGGGCGAGATGAAGGCGATGAAGAACGAGGACGCGACTGACGCCGCGGATCCGGCATCCCCGACCCCCGCGCCCTCGGTCGCGGACACCACGGTGACGGCTCGCGACACGGATCCGGGTCAGCCACCTCGATCCGCATAG
- a CDS encoding RNA polymerase-binding protein RbpA, which translates to MADRSLRGIRLGAQSLQSEEGVVFMERRETTYICDTCGHVTNLMFSADAEPPQTWECRACGADARLNVDGQAVTLDATDEKAARTHWDMLLERRTRAELEELLEERLAFIRARRGAGEDPTREKIGA; encoded by the coding sequence ATGGCAGATCGCAGCCTACGCGGCATCCGACTCGGCGCCCAGAGCCTACAGAGCGAAGAGGGCGTCGTTTTCATGGAGCGCCGTGAAACCACCTACATCTGTGACACCTGCGGCCATGTCACGAACCTGATGTTCTCGGCGGACGCAGAGCCGCCTCAGACCTGGGAATGCCGTGCCTGCGGAGCGGACGCCCGCCTGAACGTCGACGGCCAGGCCGTCACGCTCGACGCCACCGACGAGAAGGCGGCACGCACGCACTGGGACATGCTCCTTGAGCGTCGTACCCGTGCAGAGCTCGAAGAGCTTCTCGAAGAGCGACTCGCCTTCATCCGCGCCCGCCGCGGTGCAGGCGAAGACCCGACCCGCGAGAAGATCGGCGCCTAG
- a CDS encoding NfeD family protein — protein MDNFATFVQFIDQWAWIGWLILIAIFLVIEMLTLDFTFLMLSFGSVVGLVTDFVGIPVWVQVLIAAAAAGLFILFLRPPLIRRLHRGEDPTKSNVDALIDLRGTALQDVTQISGQVKLSNGDTWTARTAGAVPIPQGSPIAVIAINGATATVRPVND, from the coding sequence ATGGACAACTTCGCGACATTCGTACAGTTCATCGACCAATGGGCATGGATCGGGTGGCTGATCCTGATCGCCATCTTCCTCGTGATCGAGATGCTCACTCTCGACTTCACCTTCCTGATGCTCAGCTTCGGCAGCGTCGTCGGACTCGTCACCGATTTCGTCGGCATCCCGGTGTGGGTCCAGGTGCTCATCGCGGCTGCAGCCGCCGGCCTCTTCATCCTGTTCCTACGCCCGCCGCTGATCAGACGGCTGCATCGCGGCGAAGACCCGACGAAGTCCAATGTGGACGCACTCATCGACCTCAGAGGCACCGCCCTGCAGGACGTCACTCAGATCTCCGGGCAGGTGAAGTTGAGCAACGGCGACACCTGGACTGCCCGCACCGCGGGGGCCGTGCCGATTCCCCAAGGCTCACCGATCGCAGTGATCGCGATCAACGGCGCGACCGCGACCGTCCGTCCCGTCAACGACTAG
- a CDS encoding SPFH domain-containing protein, with protein sequence MDDASFIPAAIGWILVIAIIIFVVVTLARSIRIIPQATAGVVERLGRYHKTLMPGLNILVPFIDRLRPLIDMREQVVSFPPQPVITEDNLVVSIDTVVYFQVTDARAATYEIANYLGAVEQLTTTTLRNVVGGLNLEEALTSRDNINGQLRVVLDEATGKWGIRVGRVELKAIDPPISIQDSMEKQMRAERDRRAAILTAEGTKQSAILEAEGARQAEILRAEGDKQAAVLRAQGEAEAIQNVFTAIHQGAPDDKLLAYQYLQMLPKISEGQSNKLWIIPSELTEALKGIGSAFTPKPGQPPTNYPGA encoded by the coding sequence ATGGACGATGCATCGTTCATTCCCGCAGCGATCGGGTGGATCCTCGTCATCGCGATCATCATCTTCGTGGTGGTCACGCTGGCCCGATCCATCCGCATCATCCCCCAGGCCACAGCCGGCGTGGTCGAGCGACTGGGCCGCTATCACAAGACGTTGATGCCCGGACTCAACATCCTGGTGCCCTTCATCGACCGTCTGCGGCCCCTCATCGACATGCGCGAGCAGGTCGTCTCGTTCCCGCCGCAGCCTGTGATCACCGAGGACAACCTCGTGGTCTCGATCGACACCGTGGTCTACTTCCAGGTGACCGACGCCCGCGCGGCGACGTACGAGATCGCGAACTACCTCGGCGCCGTCGAGCAGCTCACGACGACGACCCTCCGAAACGTCGTCGGTGGCCTCAATCTCGAAGAGGCTCTGACCAGCCGCGACAACATCAACGGACAGCTCCGCGTCGTGCTCGACGAGGCGACAGGCAAGTGGGGCATCCGCGTCGGCCGTGTGGAGCTCAAGGCGATCGACCCTCCCATATCGATCCAGGATTCGATGGAGAAGCAGATGCGCGCCGAGCGTGACCGCCGCGCCGCCATCCTCACAGCCGAGGGAACCAAGCAGTCGGCCATCCTCGAAGCCGAGGGCGCACGGCAGGCTGAGATCCTCCGCGCAGAGGGTGACAAGCAGGCCGCAGTCCTGCGCGCTCAGGGTGAGGCCGAGGCGATCCAGAACGTCTTCACCGCCATCCACCAGGGCGCACCGGACGACAAGCTGCTCGCGTACCAGTACCTGCAGATGCTCCCCAAGATCAGCGAGGGCCAGTCGAACAAGCTCTGGATCATCCCGAGCGAACTGACCGAGGCGCTCAAGGGAATCGGCAGCGCGTTCACTCCGAAGCCCGGGCAGCCTCCGACGAACTATCCGGGCGCGTGA
- a CDS encoding SDR family oxidoreductase, whose translation MTDVLPAGSLDGKVALVTGSSRGIGADTVRYLAEAGADVVINFRNKAPRAEKLAAQLRELGRRVLVVGADLTDPASVGEMFDSVKAEFGRLDVLVLNASGGMESGMAEDYALTLNRDAQINVLDAAVALLGDGARVVFVTSHQAHFIRTTPTMPEYEPVALSKRAGEDALRERIPGLAEKGIGFTVVSGDMIEGTITATLLERANPGAIAERRESAGKLYNVSEFAAEVARAAVDEVPADNTRLVGDVSAFAAE comes from the coding sequence GTGACCGACGTTCTTCCCGCAGGTTCTCTCGACGGCAAGGTCGCCCTTGTCACCGGCTCGTCTCGGGGGATCGGGGCCGACACCGTGCGCTACCTCGCTGAGGCAGGCGCCGACGTGGTCATCAACTTCCGCAACAAGGCCCCGCGCGCCGAGAAGCTCGCTGCACAGCTGCGCGAGCTCGGACGCCGCGTGCTCGTCGTGGGCGCTGACCTCACCGACCCCGCGTCCGTCGGCGAGATGTTCGATTCGGTGAAGGCCGAGTTCGGGCGCCTCGATGTGCTGGTTCTCAACGCATCGGGCGGCATGGAATCGGGCATGGCCGAGGACTACGCCCTGACCCTCAACCGTGACGCGCAGATCAACGTCCTCGATGCGGCCGTCGCCCTGCTCGGCGATGGCGCACGCGTCGTCTTCGTCACGAGCCACCAGGCTCATTTCATCCGCACCACGCCCACGATGCCGGAGTACGAGCCGGTCGCGCTGTCGAAGCGCGCGGGAGAGGATGCGCTCCGCGAGCGCATCCCCGGCCTCGCAGAGAAGGGCATCGGATTCACCGTCGTCTCCGGCGACATGATCGAGGGCACGATCACCGCGACGCTGCTCGAGCGCGCCAATCCCGGCGCGATCGCCGAGCGCCGTGAGTCCGCGGGCAAGCTCTACAACGTCTCCGAGTTCGCAGCAGAGGTCGCACGCGCGGCGGTCGACGAGGTTCCCGCCGACAACACCCGACTGGTCGGCGACGTCAGCGCCTTCGCGGCGGAGTGA
- a CDS encoding helix-turn-helix transcriptional regulator, which yields MSAQVKPLLAADRVRVYLTLVPYLLEHGQVSLAEAAAEFGVTPAEMRQMVEKLTVIGLPGDSGFWQQPQEMFDINWDLLDEEDVIEITNDVALRRVPRFTAREAAALLAGLQMVAAVPAVSDSGLVSGLISKLSRGAADAPAEVVVAPSAVDEVRRVVSQGVQHGVAVSFTYQAPDAMPTTRTVDPVQVLITNAQWYLQGWCHMRQAMRTFHLDRVSDARLTDIPITHAGDHVPEAFTAVEHEGEVRVRVPERMAPLLGDFLTADNAEVSDGIVTVRLHLADPRGVKRLAAKFGGALEVVDPGVARTAAREWAAAGLALYRRPDGDIAG from the coding sequence ATGAGCGCCCAGGTGAAGCCTCTTCTCGCCGCCGACCGTGTGCGCGTCTACCTGACGCTCGTGCCTTATCTGCTCGAGCACGGACAGGTGTCTCTTGCTGAGGCGGCGGCGGAGTTCGGGGTGACTCCCGCAGAGATGCGCCAGATGGTCGAGAAGCTCACCGTCATCGGGCTGCCCGGCGATTCCGGCTTCTGGCAGCAACCGCAGGAGATGTTCGACATCAACTGGGACCTCCTCGACGAAGAGGACGTCATCGAGATCACCAACGATGTCGCCCTGCGACGCGTCCCGCGCTTCACGGCCCGTGAGGCGGCCGCGTTGCTCGCCGGTCTGCAGATGGTGGCCGCCGTGCCGGCGGTCTCCGACTCGGGACTCGTCAGCGGTCTCATCTCGAAGCTCTCGCGCGGCGCGGCAGACGCTCCGGCAGAGGTCGTCGTCGCGCCGAGCGCCGTCGACGAGGTGCGCCGGGTCGTGTCGCAGGGGGTCCAGCACGGTGTCGCCGTATCGTTCACGTACCAGGCACCCGATGCCATGCCCACCACGCGCACCGTGGATCCGGTGCAGGTGCTGATCACCAACGCGCAGTGGTATCTGCAGGGGTGGTGCCACATGCGACAGGCCATGCGGACGTTCCATCTCGATCGGGTGAGCGACGCGCGTCTGACCGACATTCCGATCACCCATGCGGGCGACCACGTCCCGGAGGCGTTCACCGCCGTCGAGCACGAGGGCGAAGTGCGAGTGCGTGTGCCCGAACGGATGGCGCCTCTGCTCGGGGACTTCCTCACCGCAGACAACGCCGAGGTCAGCGACGGGATCGTCACCGTGCGGCTGCATCTGGCCGACCCCCGAGGAGTCAAGCGACTGGCAGCGAAGTTCGGCGGAGCCCTCGAGGTGGTGGACCCGGGCGTCGCCCGGACCGCCGCACGCGAGTGGGCGGCGGCAGGACTCGCGCTGTATCGCCGACCAGACGGCGACATCGCCGGTTAG